Within Anaerolineae bacterium, the genomic segment GTGGGAATCCAGGTGACAGGTTTGCCAAGCAGGTGGGCCTGGGGCGCGTAGCTAACCCATGAGGGCTGCGGCAGAATGATCTCTTCGCCCAGGGCCAACATCAAGGCATAGAGCAACGACTTGCTGCCGGGACCAACCACCACCCGGTCGCGTGATACGGGTATCTGGAATTTTTCTTGGTAGTAGTCGGCAATCGTTTCCCGTAATTCTCGCAGGCCCAAAGCCGGCAGATAGCTGCGCTGCTGCACGTTGTTCTGAAAAGCCTCGGCGATTTTGGGGTGAACCGGGAAACGAGACTCGCCAAACCCCAGGTGATACACTTCGCGGCCTTCGTCCCACATCTGGCGGACCTGTTCATTAATAAACAGCGTGGCCGAAACTTTGAGTCCGCGTAGGCCGGCTCGGGAGAAGCGCAGGGGTTTAAATCGTTCCATCAGTAGCCTCCATCAGGTGACAATTGGGTGGATCAAGTTAAAACGTGAAGTATAGCACAGAATGTCGGGAAGCAAAAAAAATCCCATAAAAAAAGGGCGCGTCCCAAAATTTTGGCCATAGGGACAGGACAATGTCCTGTCCCTATAGTCTAGAAATTGAGACAGACCCCTCTATGGACTACCTTATTCAAGCCCAAAACGCTTTTTTCAGGTCTTGGGGATCGGTGAATTGGTCTACCGGCCCTTCGTACTTGTTGCGGCCCAATTCCAACACGTAAACGTAATCGGCAATTTTGAGGGCCTGGCGGATTTCTTGGTCAACTAAAAGCATGGTGATGCCGGATTCCTTCAGGTTTACCAGATGTTCATAAACTTCTTCTGAGAGCAGTTTGGCCAGGCCGGCCGTTGGTTCGTCAACCAGCATCACTTTGGGATCGGTCATGAGGGTGCGGCCCACTTCTACCATGCGCTGCTGCCCGCCGGAGAGGTTGCCGGCCAGCGACTTGCGGCGTTCTTTGAGGGCCGGGAAACGTTGGTACACCTCGTCTATTTTACGCTTGATGCGGGCTTTATCGCCCCTGAAGGTGTACGCGCCCATTTCCAGGTTTTCTTCAATGCTCATCCAGCGGAAGATGCCGGGATGCTGGGGAATGTAGGCCAGGCCGCGGCCAATCAGCTTGTGAGTGGGCGTGCCCACCACGTTTTTCCTTTCCAGCATTACTTGGCCCCGATTGGGTTTGAGAAAGCCGTAAATGGCCTTTAGCAAGGTTGATTTACCCACGCCATTAGCGCCCAAAATAGCGGTGATTTTGGCGCGTTGGGCTTTAATATTAACGCCCTGCAAAATGTTCAGGTCTTCATAATAGCCCACGGACAGGTCCTGGATATCCAAAATGATGGAGGCCGGGTCAACGGCGCCATTATCCCTGGCGGCGCGGCCGGCCGGGCCTGTTGCAGAAACCGGGGTTGCGGTGGCATTGGCCATTGGTTACACCTCTCCTTCCTCTTCTGCTCTTTCTTCCACCATCTGATGGACATCAACCACTTCTTCT encodes:
- a CDS encoding ABC transporter ATP-binding protein, which encodes MANATATPVSATGPAGRAARDNGAVDPASIILDIQDLSVGYYEDLNILQGVNIKAQRAKITAILGANGVGKSTLLKAIYGFLKPNRGQVMLERKNVVGTPTHKLIGRGLAYIPQHPGIFRWMSIEENLEMGAYTFRGDKARIKRKIDEVYQRFPALKERRKSLAGNLSGGQQRMVEVGRTLMTDPKVMLVDEPTAGLAKLLSEEVYEHLVNLKESGITMLLVDQEIRQALKIADYVYVLELGRNKYEGPVDQFTDPQDLKKAFWA